From the genome of Parasteatoda tepidariorum isolate YZ-2023 chromosome X1, CAS_Ptep_4.0, whole genome shotgun sequence, one region includes:
- the LOC107440326 gene encoding solute carrier family 35 member E2B isoform X2: MCGVCGYFHLRFPCGLYKTVKWERTPPKFFRNMLFVGSLRFSTLLMGLIALWFVPVSFAETVKSSAPVFTVLLAWLLMNEQTSWLVCLSLLPIMGGLALCSINELSFNMYGFVAAMATNLSECMQNVYSKKLISSEKYCYSPPELQFYTSLASMCVQVPALVLLIDIPTLQATFTLQMLLLLIINGISFHCQSITEYSLLTYISPVTHSVANTAKRALLIWLSVITFGNKVTFLGGLGTTIVIVGVFGYNKAKQVAPTITANTKSLKVVHSI, encoded by the exons ATGTGTGGAGTTTGTGGCTATTTTCATTTACGTTTTCCATGTGGCTTATACAAAACTGTTAAATGGGAGAGAACACCCCCAAAGTTTTTCCGCAACATGCTTTTTGTTGGAAGTCTCAG gtTTTCTACTTTATTAATGGGTTTGATAGCCTTGTGGTTTGTGCCTGTTTCATTCGCAGAAACTGTTAAGAGTTCTGCTCCTGTTTTTACTGTACTCTTAGCATGGTTATTGATGAATGAGCAAACTAGCTGGCTGGTTTGTTTGTCCCTATTACCTATTATGGGTGGATTAGCTCTATGTAGTATTAATGAGCTTAGTTTTAACATGTATGGATTTGTTGCTGCAATGGCAACAAATTTATCTGAATG TATGCAGAATGTCTATTCTAAGAAGCTCATTAGTAGTGAAAAGTATTGTTACAG tCCACCAGAGCTACAATTTTACACAAGTTTGGCATCTATGTGTGTTCAAGTTCCTGCCTTAGTCTTATTGATAGATATTCCTACTCTTCAAGCAACTTTTACTCTTCAAATGCTTTTACTTCTCATAATTAATGGCATTTCATTTCATTGCCAGAGCATCACTGAATATTCTTTGCTAACTTATATATCACCTGTTACACATAG tgttgCTAACACTGCTAAGAGGGCACTATTGATATGGCTGTCTGTGATAACTTTTGGAAACAAGGTAACTTTTCTTGGTGGTTTAGGAACAACAATTGTAATTGTGGGAGTTTTTGGATACAATAAAGCTAAACAGGTAGCTCCAACCATCACTGCTAATACAAAGAGTCTGAAAGTGGTACATTCTATATGA
- the LOC107440326 gene encoding solute carrier family 35 member E2B isoform X1, whose product MNPEVLSNQMRELEQYEIIHDRVSFVSEDGCSELKQNVKEKDDEKIHSNYNFKFEDYKVFLSSEAFYCIALWYFFSFTTLFLNKYILSYEHGDPTLLGSAQLLMCGVCGYFHLRFPCGLYKTVKWERTPPKFFRNMLFVGSLRFSTLLMGLIALWFVPVSFAETVKSSAPVFTVLLAWLLMNEQTSWLVCLSLLPIMGGLALCSINELSFNMYGFVAAMATNLSECMQNVYSKKLISSEKYCYSPPELQFYTSLASMCVQVPALVLLIDIPTLQATFTLQMLLLLIINGISFHCQSITEYSLLTYISPVTHSVANTAKRALLIWLSVITFGNKVTFLGGLGTTIVIVGVFGYNKAKQVAPTITANTKSLKVVHSI is encoded by the exons atgaatcctGAAGTTTTATCCAATCAAATGCGAGAACTTGAGCAATATGAGATTATACATGACAGAGTTTCTTTTGTCAGTGAAGATGGCTGTTctgaattgaaacaaaatgtgAAGGAAAAAGACGATGAAAAGATACATtccaactataattttaaatttgaagattacaaagtatttttatcATCTGAAGCCTTTTATTGTATTGCCCTGTGGTATTTTTTCAGctttacaactttatttttaaataagtatatattatCTTATGAACATGGTGATCCAACTCTTCTAG GCTCTGCTCAACTTTTAATGTGTGGAGTTTGTGGCTATTTTCATTTACGTTTTCCATGTGGCTTATACAAAACTGTTAAATGGGAGAGAACACCCCCAAAGTTTTTCCGCAACATGCTTTTTGTTGGAAGTCTCAG gtTTTCTACTTTATTAATGGGTTTGATAGCCTTGTGGTTTGTGCCTGTTTCATTCGCAGAAACTGTTAAGAGTTCTGCTCCTGTTTTTACTGTACTCTTAGCATGGTTATTGATGAATGAGCAAACTAGCTGGCTGGTTTGTTTGTCCCTATTACCTATTATGGGTGGATTAGCTCTATGTAGTATTAATGAGCTTAGTTTTAACATGTATGGATTTGTTGCTGCAATGGCAACAAATTTATCTGAATG TATGCAGAATGTCTATTCTAAGAAGCTCATTAGTAGTGAAAAGTATTGTTACAG tCCACCAGAGCTACAATTTTACACAAGTTTGGCATCTATGTGTGTTCAAGTTCCTGCCTTAGTCTTATTGATAGATATTCCTACTCTTCAAGCAACTTTTACTCTTCAAATGCTTTTACTTCTCATAATTAATGGCATTTCATTTCATTGCCAGAGCATCACTGAATATTCTTTGCTAACTTATATATCACCTGTTACACATAG tgttgCTAACACTGCTAAGAGGGCACTATTGATATGGCTGTCTGTGATAACTTTTGGAAACAAGGTAACTTTTCTTGGTGGTTTAGGAACAACAATTGTAATTGTGGGAGTTTTTGGATACAATAAAGCTAAACAGGTAGCTCCAACCATCACTGCTAATACAAAGAGTCTGAAAGTGGTACATTCTATATGA
- the LOC107440327 gene encoding uncharacterized protein isoform X1 — protein MKMRYVHFVFIAFSAVVVIIVIREFPFLFNTSDIEENVTSIEEVTAMTTLFSEVFEQLIHLEDETNETAPEVGINWSSAEGTPILSALRNFWAHAKTGLLDPKDPLSEGAINENTEHVVKAIEHGLWEATTMLINRIEETTLTTLPTKDLVASTEPTVLTKRQGIITPPEKNSNVGQKRQTAFDLMANMSTSCSNCYEKLQKCVHQCFIENDCNDVQRKVRSCPPVPNRLCSFFTQWSPVDECINHSDCKSPLLCCNDGCGNKCVSGVWNS, from the exons atgaaaatgCGATACGtccattttgttttcattgctTTCTCAGCCGTTGTTGTTATCATTGTAATAAGAG agttTCCTTTTCTGTTTAATACATCAGATATAGAGGAAAATGTTACCAGTATAGAAGAGGTTACTGCAATGACTACATTGTTTTCCGAAGTTTTTGAACAATTGATACATTTGGAAGATGAAACAAACGAAACAGCACCGGAAGTTGGTATTAATTGGAGTAGTGCTGAAGGCACCCCAATATTATCAGCATTGCGTAATTTTTGGGCTCATGCTAAAACAGGCCTTCTTGATCCAAAAGATCCGTTGTCAGAAGGGGccataaatgaaaatacagaaCATGTTGTGAAAGCTATTGAACATGGCTTATGGGAAGCTACAACAATGTTGATAAATCGAATTGAAGAAACTACCTTAACTACTTTGCCAACGAAAGATTTAGTGGCTTCAACAGAACCAACTGTATTAACAAAACGTCAAGGAATAATTACACCGCCTGAAAAGAACTCAAATGTGGGCCAAAAAAGACAAACAGCATTTGATTTGATGGCAAATATGAGCACTTCCTGCAGTAATTGTTatgaaaaactacaaaaatgtgTTCACCAATGTTTTATAGAGAATGATTGCAATGATGTACAGCGCAAGG TTCGCTCTTGTCCTCCAGTTCCAAATAGACTCTGCAGTTTTTTCACTCAGTGGAGCCCTGTTGATGAATGTATAAATCATTCAGATTGCAAAAGTCCTCTTTTGTGCTGCAATGACGGATGTGGTAACAAATGTGTATCTGGTGTATGGAATTCTTGA
- the LOC107440327 gene encoding uncharacterized protein isoform X2: MNFLIILFVFPQTTVFSAMVREFPFLFNTSDIEENVTSIEEVTAMTTLFSEVFEQLIHLEDETNETAPEVGINWSSAEGTPILSALRNFWAHAKTGLLDPKDPLSEGAINENTEHVVKAIEHGLWEATTMLINRIEETTLTTLPTKDLVASTEPTVLTKRQGIITPPEKNSNVGQKRQTAFDLMANMSTSCSNCYEKLQKCVHQCFIENDCNDVQRKVRSCPPVPNRLCSFFTQWSPVDECINHSDCKSPLLCCNDGCGNKCVSGVWNS, translated from the exons atgaattttttaataatactatttgTGTTTCCTCAAACTACGGTGTTTAGTGCTATGGTTCGAG agttTCCTTTTCTGTTTAATACATCAGATATAGAGGAAAATGTTACCAGTATAGAAGAGGTTACTGCAATGACTACATTGTTTTCCGAAGTTTTTGAACAATTGATACATTTGGAAGATGAAACAAACGAAACAGCACCGGAAGTTGGTATTAATTGGAGTAGTGCTGAAGGCACCCCAATATTATCAGCATTGCGTAATTTTTGGGCTCATGCTAAAACAGGCCTTCTTGATCCAAAAGATCCGTTGTCAGAAGGGGccataaatgaaaatacagaaCATGTTGTGAAAGCTATTGAACATGGCTTATGGGAAGCTACAACAATGTTGATAAATCGAATTGAAGAAACTACCTTAACTACTTTGCCAACGAAAGATTTAGTGGCTTCAACAGAACCAACTGTATTAACAAAACGTCAAGGAATAATTACACCGCCTGAAAAGAACTCAAATGTGGGCCAAAAAAGACAAACAGCATTTGATTTGATGGCAAATATGAGCACTTCCTGCAGTAATTGTTatgaaaaactacaaaaatgtgTTCACCAATGTTTTATAGAGAATGATTGCAATGATGTACAGCGCAAGG TTCGCTCTTGTCCTCCAGTTCCAAATAGACTCTGCAGTTTTTTCACTCAGTGGAGCCCTGTTGATGAATGTATAAATCATTCAGATTGCAAAAGTCCTCTTTTGTGCTGCAATGACGGATGTGGTAACAAATGTGTATCTGGTGTATGGAATTCTTGA